A genomic window from Mesorhizobium sp. 131-2-1 includes:
- a CDS encoding methylenetetrahydrofolate reductase has protein sequence MAPSQALDSPDLPGLLPPDVRVYITDIGLADTPTLVKAARRVTDLGYAAVPHIAARRQTTREALETRLKAFAEEAGVRDVLIVGGDVAAPAGSFSSSIEVLETGFIDKHGITEVGIAGHPEGSRDFGEEAAIAALRMKSAWAERSGARMRIVTQFGFDADKFITWADGLAACGLDLPVHLGVAGPAKIMTLLKYAALCGVGNSLNFLKKRSASLAALATSHSPESFVGPIEDHLRAKPGSAIAQLHVFPFGGIKNTARWLYERGSWQSCDADDRSSIA, from the coding sequence ATGGCGCCTAGCCAGGCGCTCGACTCCCCTGATTTGCCTGGCCTGTTGCCGCCGGACGTCCGGGTCTACATCACCGATATCGGACTGGCGGACACGCCGACCCTGGTGAAAGCCGCCCGACGCGTCACAGACCTTGGTTATGCCGCCGTTCCCCATATAGCCGCCCGCCGACAGACAACGCGCGAGGCGCTGGAAACGCGGCTGAAGGCCTTCGCGGAAGAAGCGGGCGTTCGCGACGTGCTCATCGTCGGCGGCGACGTAGCAGCTCCGGCTGGCTCGTTTTCCTCCTCCATCGAGGTGCTCGAGACGGGGTTCATCGACAAGCACGGCATCACCGAGGTCGGCATAGCCGGCCACCCGGAAGGGAGTCGCGACTTTGGCGAGGAGGCGGCGATCGCTGCACTTCGCATGAAGAGCGCCTGGGCCGAGCGCAGCGGGGCGAGGATGCGCATCGTCACCCAATTTGGCTTCGATGCCGACAAATTCATCACCTGGGCAGACGGCCTCGCGGCTTGCGGACTGGACCTGCCCGTCCATCTTGGTGTCGCCGGTCCCGCCAAGATCATGACCTTGCTGAAATACGCGGCGTTGTGCGGCGTCGGCAACTCGCTGAACTTCCTGAAGAAGCGCAGCGCTTCGCTCGCCGCTCTTGCCACCAGTCACTCGCCGGAGAGCTTCGTCGGCCCGATCGAAGACCATCTGCGGGCAAAGCCCGGCTCGGCGATTGCGCAGCTCCACGTCTTTCCGTTCGGTGGCATCAAGAACACGGCCAGATGGCTCTACGAGCGCGGCTCGTGGCAGAGCTGCGATGCCGACGATCGCTCATCGATAGCTTAG
- the purU gene encoding formyltetrahydrofolate deformylase: MSKSYLLTLQCKNRPGIVAGVATRLAAHGGNITAAQQFDDPETDRFFMRVAFDLPSPLDELAGRFSQEVKRFGLQWTLRPQNLPRKVLLLVSKFDHCLVDLLYRQRLGELPMQVVGIVSNHPREALSLAPDDAIPFHHFPISHETKAAQEAKIKGVIEDSGAELIVLARYMQILSDDFSAYLSGRCINIHHSFLPGFKGAKPYHQAHVRGVKMIGATAHYVTEDLDEGPIIAQDVEHVTHADTPDDLIRKGRDIERRVLARAVTFHLQDRVLLNGRKTVVFA; encoded by the coding sequence ATGAGCAAGTCCTATCTGCTTACCCTGCAATGCAAGAACCGGCCGGGCATTGTCGCCGGCGTTGCCACCCGTTTGGCTGCTCATGGCGGCAACATCACCGCGGCCCAGCAATTCGACGACCCCGAGACCGACCGGTTCTTCATGAGGGTGGCGTTCGATTTGCCTTCACCGCTCGACGAGCTCGCCGGCCGTTTCTCGCAAGAGGTCAAGCGCTTCGGCCTGCAATGGACCTTGCGGCCCCAAAACCTGCCGCGGAAGGTTCTGCTGCTTGTCTCGAAGTTCGACCACTGCCTGGTCGATCTGCTTTACCGCCAGCGGCTGGGCGAGCTGCCCATGCAGGTTGTGGGCATCGTCTCCAACCATCCGCGAGAGGCTCTCAGCCTCGCTCCCGACGATGCCATTCCCTTCCACCACTTCCCGATCAGCCATGAGACCAAGGCCGCCCAGGAAGCGAAGATCAAGGGCGTGATCGAGGATAGCGGCGCCGAACTCATCGTGCTGGCCCGCTACATGCAGATCCTGTCCGATGACTTCTCAGCCTACCTGTCCGGCCGCTGCATCAACATTCACCATTCCTTCCTGCCGGGGTTCAAGGGCGCCAAGCCCTATCATCAGGCGCACGTGCGCGGCGTGAAGATGATCGGAGCAACGGCGCACTACGTCACCGAAGACTTGGACGAGGGCCCGATCATCGCCCAGGACGTCGAACATGTGACCCATGCCGACACTCCCGACGACCTCATTCGCAAGGGCCGGGATATCGAACGCCGCGTATTGGCCCGCGCCGTCACCTTCCACCTTCAGGACCGGGTCTTGCTGAATGGACGCAAGACCGTCGTCTTCGCCTAA
- a CDS encoding aminomethyl transferase family protein: MAANLEQKIAEAGSPQTMLWESQSPPIVSTPVTPEFTNWRDEQLAWRSNAVLYDQSHHLADLNIRGKDALKLIRETAINSVEYFPVNAAKQYVAANEEGQLIGDNILFRYEEEEFQAVGIPPTINWLQYHAETGGYDVELVRDNPSYARKGNPLCYRYEVQGPGAFNVIRDLIGEEPPEVKFFHGTRFTIRGKMVRALRHGMAGEPGFEFVGPWADHEVVRAALIEAGKKHNMVQVGGRAYLTNSLESGWLPRPLPAFYSGKSTEGFRKWLAADEIDANVSLGGSFFSENIADYYFSPYDVGYGKIIKFDHDFVGRGALEAEVASGRTRANRKVTLQWNGEDVAKAWASMYQPGVGAKFINLPIAHYATYHYDRVETKDGSFCGRSLHTGYSANYRSMLSIAVVDAAVAEPGTEVVVVWGEPKPSSKVQVEDHVQFKVRATVHPAPIDTHARSSYRKNA, translated from the coding sequence ATGGCCGCTAATCTCGAACAGAAGATCGCTGAGGCTGGAAGCCCGCAAACCATGCTCTGGGAATCGCAGAGCCCGCCTATCGTCAGCACGCCAGTGACGCCGGAATTCACCAACTGGCGCGACGAACAACTTGCCTGGCGCAGCAACGCCGTGCTGTACGACCAGTCGCATCACCTCGCCGACCTGAACATCAGGGGCAAGGACGCGCTGAAGCTTATCCGCGAGACGGCGATCAACAGCGTTGAATACTTTCCCGTCAATGCCGCGAAGCAGTACGTCGCGGCCAACGAGGAAGGCCAGCTCATCGGCGACAATATCCTGTTCCGCTACGAGGAAGAGGAATTCCAGGCGGTGGGCATTCCGCCGACGATCAACTGGCTCCAGTATCACGCCGAGACCGGCGGCTACGACGTCGAGTTGGTGCGGGACAACCCGTCCTACGCCCGCAAGGGAAATCCCCTCTGCTACCGCTATGAGGTCCAGGGGCCTGGAGCGTTCAATGTGATCCGGGATCTCATCGGCGAGGAGCCGCCTGAGGTCAAGTTCTTCCACGGCACACGCTTTACGATCAGGGGCAAGATGGTGCGCGCACTGCGCCACGGCATGGCCGGCGAGCCCGGCTTCGAATTCGTCGGTCCGTGGGCTGATCATGAAGTTGTGCGCGCCGCGCTGATCGAGGCCGGCAAGAAGCACAACATGGTTCAGGTCGGCGGCCGGGCGTACCTGACCAACTCGCTCGAATCCGGATGGCTACCGCGTCCGCTGCCCGCCTTCTATTCGGGCAAAAGCACTGAGGGCTTCCGCAAGTGGCTTGCCGCGGACGAGATCGATGCCAATGTGTCCCTCGGTGGAAGCTTCTTCTCCGAAAATATCGCCGACTACTATTTCTCGCCCTACGACGTGGGCTACGGGAAAATCATCAAATTCGACCATGACTTTGTCGGCCGCGGCGCGCTGGAAGCCGAAGTAGCCTCCGGCCGGACGAGGGCGAACCGCAAGGTGACGCTGCAGTGGAACGGCGAGGACGTCGCCAAGGCCTGGGCCTCGATGTACCAGCCAGGTGTCGGCGCCAAGTTCATCAATCTTCCGATCGCCCACTACGCGACCTATCACTACGACCGCGTGGAAACCAAGGACGGAAGCTTCTGCGGTCGTTCGCTTCACACCGGATATTCGGCCAACTATCGCTCGATGCTCTCGATCGCGGTCGTGGATGCGGCGGTGGCAGAGCCAGGCACCGAGGTGGTGGTGGTTTGGGGCGAGCCTAAGCCATCGTCCAAGGTCCAGGTCGAGGACCACGTGCAGTTCAAGGTGCGCGCCACCGTACACCCGGCGCCGATCGATACCCACGCGAGATCGAGCTACCGCAAGAACGCCTGA
- a CDS encoding cupin domain-containing protein, producing MKVRRVVTGRNTAGKSAVVSDGSSPQEMVLRHTPGFVSSPQWKIEGTPGLSNVDNRDPMDTAGTMIMPAGGSSFWVITFPPDSVFMSSEWNPALAGPEFTEASPGIAERMEPDNPGMHETPTVDYVTVVKGRLVLELDDGKTVELNAGDTVVQQGTRHAWRNPGDQPATISVVLLGATV from the coding sequence ATGAAGGTTCGGCGCGTCGTCACTGGCAGGAACACAGCCGGCAAATCCGCGGTCGTCAGCGATGGCTCCTCGCCTCAGGAGATGGTCCTTAGGCATACGCCGGGTTTCGTGTCGTCGCCGCAATGGAAGATCGAAGGGACGCCGGGGCTGAGCAACGTCGACAATCGAGATCCCATGGACACCGCCGGTACCATGATCATGCCGGCAGGCGGGTCGTCTTTCTGGGTCATCACCTTTCCTCCAGACAGCGTCTTCATGTCGTCGGAATGGAACCCCGCGTTAGCCGGCCCCGAGTTCACCGAGGCATCCCCCGGCATTGCCGAGCGGATGGAGCCGGATAATCCAGGCATGCACGAGACGCCGACCGTCGACTACGTGACGGTGGTCAAGGGCAGGCTGGTCCTCGAACTCGACGATGGCAAGACGGTCGAGCTCAACGCCGGCGATACGGTGGTCCAGCAGGGCACCCGCCACGCATGGCGCAATCCCGGCGACCAACCGGCGACGATTTCCGTGGTCTTGCTCGGCGCCACAGTCTAA
- a CDS encoding LysR family transcriptional regulator encodes MLSEELAQIDLNALQALVMVHDCQSFSEASERLGVNQSTISYSIKRLRKAFNDPIFVRQGNSILSTDKCRQLAQDARDVLERMQALSSLQGFDPRTSTGSVTISCNHHERMFLMPAFVRQVQQQAPQITVNIFESAVHGKQQLKENICDIVLGPVAIFGDIYYRRKLFTDRYACIMDSSHPLAVGELTMDRYRQTRHIAVTHNGQWEALYFAALRAADIRITPSVIVPSHDNLEALIRGTELVATIPHRLARRLSDKLTLKPFPLEVLIQIDMYWTERSHYSGLHAWTRQILAEVAATI; translated from the coding sequence ATGCTTTCGGAGGAGCTTGCCCAGATCGATCTGAATGCCTTGCAGGCATTGGTCATGGTTCATGACTGCCAGTCGTTTTCAGAGGCGTCGGAGCGCCTTGGCGTGAACCAGTCCACGATCAGCTATTCAATCAAGCGCCTGCGGAAGGCCTTCAACGACCCGATCTTCGTTCGGCAGGGCAACTCAATTCTGTCGACCGACAAGTGCCGTCAGCTTGCCCAGGACGCGCGCGATGTTCTGGAGCGAATGCAGGCCCTGTCATCCCTGCAAGGCTTCGATCCCCGCACATCGACAGGCAGCGTGACGATCTCCTGTAACCATCACGAGCGCATGTTCCTGATGCCGGCGTTCGTCCGTCAGGTCCAGCAGCAGGCACCCCAGATCACCGTCAACATTTTTGAATCCGCGGTGCACGGCAAGCAGCAGCTGAAGGAGAACATCTGCGATATCGTGCTCGGTCCGGTGGCGATTTTCGGCGACATTTACTACAGACGCAAACTCTTCACCGATCGCTACGCCTGCATCATGGATTCCAGCCATCCGCTCGCGGTTGGCGAACTGACGATGGATCGCTACAGGCAAACGCGGCACATCGCCGTGACGCACAATGGCCAGTGGGAAGCGTTGTATTTCGCGGCGCTTCGGGCAGCCGACATCAGGATCACGCCGAGCGTGATCGTGCCGAGTCACGACAATCTCGAAGCGCTGATCCGGGGCACGGAGCTGGTCGCGACCATCCCCCACCGCCTGGCCCGCCGACTTTCAGACAAATTGACGTTGAAGCCCTTTCCGCTCGAGGTGCTGATTCAGATCGACATGTATTGGACCGAGCGCTCTCACTACTCGGGTCTGCATGCCTGGACGCGCCAAATCCTCGCTGAGGTGGCGGCAACGATCTGA
- a CDS encoding YceI family protein, with protein sequence MNHKLKTALLAAALASAPIGLQAARAQPITFDIDPVHSGIVFFINHLGFSNVIGVAREFSGEFTFDKDAPEDSKLQAKVKVSSISTNNAQRDGDIQGADWFNATEFPEITFVGTKFTKSGDKQGSITGDLTIAGVTQPVTLDVTFNGQGKNPWDGSLEAGFSATTTLKRSDFGMTANIPMIGDEVTLRIETEGRGRT encoded by the coding sequence ATGAACCACAAGCTAAAGACAGCCCTGCTCGCTGCGGCGCTCGCATCAGCGCCGATCGGATTGCAGGCGGCCCGGGCGCAGCCAATCACCTTTGACATAGATCCGGTTCATTCCGGCATCGTGTTCTTTATCAATCACCTCGGCTTCTCCAACGTCATCGGCGTTGCCAGAGAGTTTTCCGGGGAGTTCACCTTCGACAAGGATGCGCCCGAGGACAGCAAGCTGCAGGCCAAGGTCAAGGTGTCCAGCATTTCCACCAACAATGCCCAGCGCGATGGCGACATCCAGGGCGCCGACTGGTTCAATGCCACCGAATTTCCGGAGATCACCTTCGTCGGCACCAAATTCACCAAGTCAGGCGACAAGCAGGGCTCGATCACGGGCGATCTCACCATCGCGGGTGTGACCCAGCCGGTGACCCTCGATGTGACCTTCAACGGCCAGGGCAAAAATCCTTGGGACGGCAGTCTTGAGGCAGGGTTCAGCGCGACTACGACATTGAAGCGTAGCGACTTCGGCATGACAGCCAACATTCCCATGATCGGGGACGAAGTCACGCTGCGCATTGAAACGGAGGGGCGCGGCCGCACCTGA